One stretch of Candidatus Bathyarchaeia archaeon DNA includes these proteins:
- a CDS encoding hydroxymethylglutaryl-CoA synthase: MKRNPAGIVGYGVYIPVKRIETEVIVKAREQGRPDLQGLVEKVRDGLLLRYKSIADYSEDVTTMATEASENALAMADIDPKKIGTVVLGSESKPYAVGSSARHAASFVGIGERVYVSDLEGACNSAMQGMDFVKNQVEALEIDYGLVIGSDIAQAPIGDPLEYACGSGAAAYVIGRDKTIADIVDVAPYSSLYMDFWRREGVPVPSHFGKTTVDAYITHVTGAIKGLLERHKGLKLSDFDAITFHQPSGYLPLKTCRTLSEPDPNVFGEEIAERMKLTEEDVDNKVKPWLKVLDMGNTYAASTPITLAAILDNAQPGQNILAVSYGSGAYSVAMWFKVKDEIEKKRGLTPKVEDYINRRREIPLNIYLNHIRERMTGAKRFFMRSRIIGVVEGVEEAVFVEAQICEGCKRIYYPPRKRCLRWECEKALTTLKYPRTGILKEYRPIEIHERFKSNYSFYKGGQVLLVDCELDELRKNMPVELVIRRLNYEGREGIIQYGPCYRPLFRKALTTSI, from the coding sequence TTGAAGAGGAATCCAGCGGGCATAGTGGGATACGGGGTCTACATACCAGTTAAGAGGATAGAAACCGAAGTTATAGTCAAGGCTAGGGAGCAGGGTCGCCCAGACCTCCAAGGCCTCGTGGAAAAGGTTAGAGACGGTTTACTGCTCAGGTATAAATCCATCGCCGACTACTCGGAAGACGTGACGACGATGGCGACGGAGGCCTCTGAAAACGCCTTAGCCATGGCTGATATTGACCCTAAAAAAATTGGCACCGTTGTATTAGGCTCAGAGTCTAAGCCCTACGCGGTGGGGTCTTCAGCCAGGCATGCCGCGTCCTTCGTCGGCATAGGGGAAAGGGTTTACGTATCCGACTTGGAGGGAGCCTGTAACTCCGCTATGCAAGGCATGGACTTCGTGAAAAATCAGGTTGAGGCCCTTGAGATTGATTATGGACTTGTAATCGGCTCAGATATCGCTCAAGCCCCTATAGGAGATCCATTGGAATATGCCTGCGGCTCAGGAGCCGCCGCCTACGTGATCGGTAGGGATAAAACAATAGCTGACATAGTGGACGTAGCCCCCTACTCCTCGCTGTACATGGATTTCTGGAGAAGGGAGGGCGTGCCCGTTCCCAGCCACTTCGGTAAAACCACCGTGGACGCTTACATCACACATGTCACAGGAGCGATAAAGGGCCTTTTGGAACGCCATAAAGGGTTGAAGTTATCCGACTTCGACGCGATAACCTTCCATCAACCCTCAGGATATCTTCCACTGAAGACTTGTAGAACCTTATCCGAGCCTGACCCAAACGTCTTTGGGGAAGAGATAGCGGAGAGAATGAAGTTAACCGAGGAGGATGTCGACAACAAGGTAAAACCGTGGCTGAAGGTTCTGGACATGGGCAACACGTATGCGGCTTCAACCCCTATCACCCTAGCCGCGATCCTCGACAACGCTCAACCTGGCCAGAACATACTAGCCGTATCATATGGATCGGGCGCCTACTCTGTGGCGATGTGGTTTAAGGTGAAAGATGAGATCGAGAAGAAGCGTGGGCTAACCCCTAAGGTGGAGGATTATATAAACAGACGTCGAGAGATCCCGTTAAATATCTATCTGAACCATATTAGGGAACGAATGACTGGCGCTAAAAGGTTCTTCATGCGCTCCAGGATAATTGGGGTTGTGGAGGGGGTGGAAGAAGCTGTGTTCGTTGAAGCGCAGATATGCGAAGGCTGTAAAAGAATATACTACCCTCCTAGGAAAAGATGTCTCCGATGGGAATGCGAGAAAGCCCTCACAACGTTAAAGTATCCGAGGACTGGAATCCTGAAAGAATACCGCCCCATAGAGATCCATGAAAGGTTCAAGTCAAATTACAGCTTCTATAAGGGCGGACAAGTTCTTCTAGTGGACTGTGAGTTGGACGAGTTGAGAAAGAACATGCCGGTCGAGCTGGTCATCCGCAGGCTAAACTACGAGGGGAGAGAGGGCATCATTCAATACGGGCCATGCTACCGACCCCTATTCAGAAAAGCCTTAACCACATCCATTTAA
- the acs gene encoding acetate--CoA ligase, giving the protein MREAKKWVVEDPKNKGVYWPSEEMKKMAWVSDPSIYEKASKDPVGFWAEKAEEGLVWFKRWSETYRWEPPFYKWFVDGKLNISYNALDRHVEGWRRNKAAIIWEPEPVGEPSRIITYFELHREVCKFANVLKKLGVKKGDRVAIYLPMIPEVQVAMLACARIGAVHSVVFSAFSAESLKGRVLDAEPKVLVTSDGYYRRGKPLDLKSKADQGVEGTSVEHVVVVRRTGTPVTMVEGRDLWWHDLMKDSSPICEPEVMDSEDPLYILYTSGTTGKPKGIVHHTGGYAVQAYWTAKWDFDLHDEDLFWCTADIGWVTGHTYGCYGPLLNGATMLEFEGAPDYPKPDRWWEIVEKYGVTVFYTAPTAIRMFIQWGDEWLKGHDLSSIRILGTVGEPIDYDSWMWYFKKIGGGRCPIIDTWWQTETGGTLINSLPGIGPFIPTVAGRSFPGTRHIILDEEGKESEAGYLVQVSPFAPSLLRTVYKDPERYKEQYFSRFGEKYYFTGDGARIYDDMGNIRITGRVDDVLKVAGHRLSTAEVEDALNRHELVAESAVVGAPHEIKGEVPVAFVVLAGGEPSPNLEQELVKQVEKVIGPTARPEKIYFVDELPKTRSGKIMRRILRRIVVKEEVGDVTTLQNPEAVEKLKKVVITT; this is encoded by the coding sequence ATGCGAGAAGCGAAGAAGTGGGTTGTCGAGGATCCGAAGAATAAAGGCGTTTACTGGCCTTCGGAAGAAATGAAGAAGATGGCTTGGGTTTCAGATCCATCCATATATGAAAAAGCGTCCAAAGACCCTGTTGGATTTTGGGCTGAAAAAGCTGAGGAAGGGTTAGTGTGGTTTAAACGGTGGTCGGAAACCTACAGGTGGGAGCCTCCTTTTTACAAGTGGTTCGTAGATGGGAAACTTAACATCTCCTACAACGCGTTGGACAGGCATGTTGAAGGCTGGAGGAGGAATAAAGCCGCCATCATCTGGGAGCCCGAGCCCGTAGGTGAGCCTTCGAGGATCATCACGTATTTTGAATTGCATCGAGAGGTCTGCAAATTCGCCAACGTCTTAAAGAAGCTGGGGGTTAAAAAAGGGGATAGAGTAGCCATATACCTCCCCATGATCCCTGAGGTTCAAGTCGCGATGCTGGCCTGCGCTAGAATAGGCGCGGTTCACAGCGTCGTCTTCTCCGCGTTCAGCGCCGAATCGCTGAAAGGAAGAGTGCTCGACGCCGAGCCGAAGGTCTTGGTCACCTCCGACGGATACTATAGAAGGGGAAAGCCCCTGGACTTAAAGTCGAAGGCCGATCAAGGCGTTGAAGGAACCAGCGTTGAGCACGTGGTCGTCGTCCGGCGAACAGGCACACCGGTGACCATGGTTGAAGGCAGAGACCTATGGTGGCATGACCTGATGAAAGATTCCTCTCCAATATGTGAGCCCGAGGTAATGGACAGCGAGGATCCTCTATACATACTCTATACCAGTGGCACCACTGGTAAGCCAAAGGGCATTGTCCACCACACCGGCGGCTACGCCGTTCAGGCCTACTGGACCGCGAAATGGGACTTCGACCTACATGACGAGGATTTATTCTGGTGCACCGCTGACATAGGATGGGTTACAGGCCACACCTATGGATGCTATGGCCCTTTACTAAATGGGGCCACGATGCTCGAGTTCGAGGGTGCCCCAGACTACCCTAAGCCGGATAGGTGGTGGGAGATCGTTGAAAAATACGGTGTCACAGTTTTCTACACCGCCCCCACGGCGATAAGAATGTTCATTCAATGGGGTGACGAGTGGCTTAAAGGCCATGACCTCTCATCCATAAGGATCCTAGGCACCGTGGGGGAGCCGATAGACTATGACTCGTGGATGTGGTACTTCAAAAAGATAGGCGGTGGGAGATGCCCGATCATCGACACATGGTGGCAGACGGAGACCGGTGGAACCCTAATAAACTCGTTACCGGGGATCGGTCCATTCATACCCACAGTGGCCGGTAGAAGCTTCCCAGGAACACGGCATATCATTCTTGACGAGGAGGGGAAGGAAAGCGAGGCCGGATACTTGGTTCAGGTAAGCCCATTCGCGCCTAGTCTCCTGAGAACCGTGTATAAGGATCCTGAAAGGTATAAAGAGCAATATTTCAGCAGGTTCGGCGAAAAATATTATTTTACGGGAGACGGCGCTAGAATCTACGATGATATGGGAAACATCCGCATAACAGGCCGGGTAGACGACGTGTTGAAGGTGGCGGGCCACAGGCTTTCAACGGCCGAGGTGGAGGACGCGTTAAACCGGCATGAATTGGTGGCTGAAAGCGCCGTTGTAGGAGCCCCCCATGAAATTAAGGGGGAGGTGCCGGTTGCCTTCGTGGTGCTGGCTGGAGGAGAGCCATCACCCAACTTGGAGCAGGAGCTTGTGAAGCAGGTTGAAAAGGTCATAGGCCCAACGGCGAGACCTGAAAAAATATACTTCGTGGACGAGCTGCCTAAAACCCGAAGCGGCAAAATCATGAGGCGCATACTCCGCAGGATCGTCGTGAAAGAAGAAGTTGGAGACGTCACCACTCTGCAGAATCCGGAGGCGGTTGAAAAGCTTAAAAAGGTCGTCATCACCACATGA